From the Pseudomonas monsensis genome, the window CACGACGCCCGCCCAGCGCGGCCTCGGCCGCTTCCTGCAATTTGATGTCGAGGCTGAGGACAATGTCTTTGCCAGGAATCGGATCGGTGCGCTTGAGCACGCGCAAGACGCGGCCACGGGCGTTGGTCTCGACCTCTTCGTAACCCACCTGACCGTGCAATTCCGGCTCGTAGAAGCGTTCGATGCCGGTCTTGCCGATATGGTGCGTGCCGCTGTAGTTGACCGGATCGAGGGTCTTCAGCTCTTTCTCGTTGATCCGCCCCATGTACCCCACCGAATGCGCAAAGTGCGCACCCTGCGGATAGTGACGGACCAGTTGCGCGACCACTTCCACACCCGGCAGGCGGAACTGATTCACCGCGATCCGGGCAATCTGCTCTTCAGTCAGCTCGAACAGGATCGGCACCGGCTCGAACGGCCGGCGCCCCTGACGCATGCGTTTTTCGAAAATCACCCGGTCATCGGGCGTCAACTGCAGCACCTCGACGATCACGTCGAGCACTTGCTGCCAGTCGCCGGAACGCTCGCGGGTCATGCTCAGGCTGAAGCTGGGACGGTTGTCCGCCACCACCACACCGTTGCGGTCGAAAATCAGGCCACGGGTCGGCGGAATCGGCTGCACATGGACACGGTTGTTTTCCGACAGCGTCGAGTGGTACTCGTACTGGATCACCTGCAAGTAGTACAGCCGTGCAATCAATACGCAGATCAACAGCATGACCGCAACGGCCCCGAACACGACGCGGCTACGCACCAGGCGTGCGTCCTTTTCGTGGTCCTTGATGCGGATCGGCTGAGACATGAGGGCAGGCTTACTTGTGGTAAGGGTGACCGGACAGCACGGTCCAGGCACGGTACAACTGTTCGCCGATCAGAATCCGCACTAGCGGGTGCGGCAACGTCAGCGGCGACAACGACCAGCGCTGGTCCGCGCGGGCACAGACTTCCGGTGCCAGCCCTTCCGGGCCACCGACCATGAAATTGACCGTGCGCGAATCCAGCCGCCAACGGTCGAGTTCGACCGCCAGTTGCTCGGTGCTCCAGGGTTTACCGTGGACTTCCAGCGTGACAATCCGCTCGTTCTGCCCGACCTTGGCCAGCATGGCTTCGCCTTCCTGACGGATGAATCGGGCCACGTCGGCATTCTTGCCACGGGTATTGAGCGGAATTTCCACCAGTTCCAGCGCCAGCTCGGACGGAAGACGCTTGGCATATTCATGCCAGCCTTCTTCCACCCACTTGGGCATGCGTGAACCGACGGCGATCAGTCGCAGTCGCACAGCAATCCCTTAGAACTGGTCTTTGTTGAGCTTGGTGAAATGCTCGTGGGTGTTTTCCGGGCTGTGGTGCTTGGCGTCTGCCGCACGGCTTTGCTCGGCACCGGCCCACAGGCGCTCCAGGTCGTAGAACTGACGCGCCGAGGCGGTCATCATGTGCACGATGACCAGATCGAGGTCGAGCAGTACCCAGTCGCTGTCGCCCTTGCCTTCTTCGCCCAGCGGCTTGGCGCCCTGCTTTTTGACTTCTTCACGGACCTTGTCCAGCATCGCGTTGATCTGGCGATTGGACGTACCGGTGGCGATGATCATGTAGTCGGTGATGCTCTGCTTGTCGCGAACATCGATAACCTGGATGTCCTGCGCCTTGACGTCTTCCAGAGCGGCTACAGCGATCTTGACCAGCTCGTCACCCTTGAGCGGCTCGTTGGTGTTGACCGCTTCTGGCAGCGGAGCGCTCTTGAACGTGCCTTTGCGCTTAACTTTGGTTTGGTCTTTGTCAGTCATATAAAACTCGTTTTGCTCATATATTCGGCGGCTTGGCGACACGTGGATTCGTATCCGTGAAGCACGCCTTGTTCAGTTCGACGCACGGTACAGACCGTGCGCATCGATGTAGGCCAGGACCGCGTCGGGCACCAGGAAACGTACCGACTTACCGCTGGCCAGCAGTTGACGGATCTGGGTGGCGGAAACCGCGAGCGGTGTCTGCCAGACGAATGCAATCTGTCCACTCGGCCCTTTGAGGGCCAGCGGGTCGCTCACCGAACGCGCTGCCAGCAGGTTGCGCAAGGCATCCGGCGGTTCGCTGTCGGCGTCCGGGCGCTGTAGCACCAGGATATGGCAATGCTGGAGCAACTCTTCCCAGCGGTGCCAAGTGGGCAGGCCGCAAAATGCGTCCCAGCCCAAAAGCAGAAAAACCTGGGTCTCGGCGGGCATTTCGGCGCGCATCAACTCCAGGGTATCAATAGTGTAGGACGGCTTGTCCCGCTGCAATTCGCGGGCGTCCACCACCAGCGGCGGCACTCCGGCCACCGCGCACTCGACCATCGCCAGCCGATCCTGCGCCGACACCTGCGGGGTATCGCGATGCGGCGGCCGCGCGCTGGGCGTCAAGCGCAGCTCGTCGAGCGCCAGCGCTTCGGCGACTTCCAGCCCGCCGCGCAAATGACCGATGTGCACCGGGTCGAACGTGCCGCCGAGGACGCCGATGCGTCGCGGGCGAGACTCGCTGCCGGTTTGCGGCGCTGTCAGGTCGAGGTCGGTCAAGTCAGACCGTCGCCTGGCCGCGCAACTGGCCATCACCGACCACGATGTACTTCTCGCAGGTCAGTCCTTCAAGGCCCACCGGGCCGCGGGCGTGCAGCTTATCAGTAGAAATGCCGATCTCGGCACCCAATCCGTATTCAAATCCATCGGCGAAGCACGTCGGGGTGTTGATCATCACCGACGCCGAGTCGACTTCCGCCACGAACCGGCGGGTGTCGGCGAGGTTTTCGCTGACAATCGAGTCGGTGTGATGGGAGCCGTAATGGTTGATGTGTTCGATGGCCTGAGCCAGGCCGTCGACCACGCGGATCGACAGGATCGGCGCCAGGTATTCGGTGCTCCAGTCGTCTTCGCTGGCCGGCACGGCGTCGATGAATGCCCGGGTGCGCTCGCAGCCACGCAGTTCGACGCCTTTTTCGCGGAACTGCGCCGCCATCGACGGCAGGAAATCCTTTGCAACCGTTTGATCGACCAGCAACGTCTCCATCGCCCCGCAAATCCCGTAGCGATAGGTCTTGGCGTTGAACGCGATGCGCTGGGCTTTCGCCAGGTCGGCGTGCTGGCTGACGTAAACGTGGCAGATGCCGTCCAGGTGCTTGATCACCGGCACGCGCGCATCGCGGCTGATGCGCTCGATCAGACCACGGCCACCACGCGGCACGATCACGTCGACGTACTCGGGCATGGTGATCATTGCGCCAACCGCAGCACGGTCGGTGGTTTCGACCACTTGCACCACCGCTGCCGGCAGTTCGGCCTCGGCCAGACCGCGCTGGATGCACGCGGCGATCGCCCGATTGGAATGAATCGCTTCAGAACCACCGCGCAGGATGGTCGCGTTGCCCGACTTCAGGCACAGGCTCGCGGCATCAATGGTCACGTTGGGACGGGATTCGTAGATGATCCCGATCACGCCCAGCGGCACGCGCATCTTGCCGACCTGAATGCCCGACGGACGGAAGCTCATGTCACGGATCGCGCCGACCGGGTCCGGCAGCGCAGCGACCTGACGCAAGCCGACGATCATGCCGTCGATGCGCGCCGGAGTCAGTTCCAGGCGTTCCAGCAATGCCGGCTCCAGACCATTGGCGCGACCGGCGGCCAGATCCTGCTCATTGGCTGCAGCCAGCTCGGCACGAGCGGCGTCCAAAGCATTGGCAGCAGCCTGCAAGGCGCGGTTTTTCTGCGCAGTGCTGGCACGGCCGATGACCCGGGAGGCTTCGCGGGCGGCGCGACCCAATCGGGTCATGTAGTCAAGAACGGACTCAGTCATGGTCTGCTGGGGTCTTGGCAAAGAGGAAAGCGGCAGATTATAGCTGTCGCGTCCCGGGACTAACAGCGGTGACGGGCGGATGGTCGAAATGAACGGCGAATCGCCGACGTTAAGCCGTAGTTAAGCCGCGCATTGTTATCATTACGACCTCTTCAGCCTGGATAAACCTTGCCTGCCATGTCCAACCTGACCGCTCGCAACCGCGCCGACAGCCTGCCGCAGGGGCTCCCGGACGCTTTTTTCGACCGAGACGCCCAAGTGCTGGCAAAGGATCTGCTCGGCAAAGTCATCCGTCATCGTGTCGGCAGTCTGTGGCTGAGTGCGCGGATTATCGAAACCGAAGCGTATTACTGCGCGGAAAAAGGCAGTCACGCGTCCCTCGGTTACACAGAAAAGCGTAAGGCTTTGTTTCTGGATGGCGGCCACATCTATATGTATTACGCCCGTGGCGGCGACTCACTGAATTTCAGCGCGCAAGGGCCGGGCAATGCCGTGCTGATCAAATCGGCGTATCCGTGGGTCGATGACATCAGCGGGCAGTCGAGCCTGGCGCAGATGCTGCTGAACAATCCGGATGCACAGGGTCGCCCGCGCCCGTCACAAAAGCTCTGCGCCGGGCAGACATTGCTGTGCAAGGCTCTTGGCCTGAAGGTACCGGTGTGGGACGCCAGGCGTTTCGATCATGAAATGCTCCTGGTGGAAGACACCGGACCGACACCGACCCACATCATTCAGACGACGCGACTGGGTATCCCCCATGGCCGCGACGAACACCTGATGTACCGCTTCGTCGACGCCAGCTATGCGCAATGGTGCACACGGAACCCGCTGCGCCGGGGCCAGGTCGAAGGGCGCGACTATTTCCTGCTGTCGGGGTCAGAAGCAGGTCTGAACTAAAAGGAATTCCATGCGGGAGCGAGCCTGTTCGCGAAAGCAGAGGGTCAGCCAAAAGAGATTCAACTGACACACCCTCTTCGCGAGCAGGCTCACTCCCCCAGCGAGCCGATTGAATATTTGATGGAGTTTTTTGTATGGGCCCATGGCTCGAAAGCGTGACCGGTTGGCTGGCGGCCAATCCCCAGTGGCTGGCCGCAGCGGTGTTCGTCGTGGCCCTTGTCGAATGCCTGGCGATCGCCGGACTGATCGTCCCTGGCACGGTGTTACTGTTTGCTGTCGCCGTACTGGCCGGCAGCGGCGCGCTGTCGTTGAGCGAAACCCTGTTGCTGGGTTTTCTCGGCGGGATTCTCGGCGATGCAATCTCGTACTTCCTTGGCCGGCATTTCCACCAGAACATCCGACGCCTGCCGGGGCTGCGCCACCACCCGGAATGGATGGCCGGGGCGGAAACCTATTTCCAGCGCTACGGTATCGCCAGCCTGTTGGTTGGCCGCTTTATCGGTCCGTTGCGGCCGATGCTGCCAATGGTGGCCGGCATGTGCGATATGCCGTTCCCGCGTTTTGCCGCCGTCAGCCTGCTGGCCGCCGCCGGGTGGAGCCTGGTTTACCTGCTGCCGGGCTGGGCCACCGGTGCGGCCATCCGCTTGCCGCTGCCCGAAGGCTTCTGGCTGGAAGCGGGCATTGTCGCCGCCAGCATCGCGGTCATGGTGGGCCTCAGTGTGAACAGCAGTCTGCGCCGTCACCGCCGGGCAACCCTCTGGATCAGCAGCATGAGCCTGCTGATTCTGATCGGCCTGTTCATCGGCTATCCCTATCTGAATGCGCTCGATCAAGGGGTGATGACCCTGGTGCAGGAGCATCGTCAGCCGATGCTGGATGAAATCGCGGTGACGCTCACCCTCATCGGCGAATTCCGCAACATGCTGATGTTCAGCACCCTGCTGACCGTGCTGCTGTTGCTGTGCCGGCAATGGCGACATGCGCTGTTCGCCGGCGGCACGTTGCTCTGCACCGCTCTGGCCAACACCGCGACCAAGCTATTCTTCGCCCGTGTACGCCCGGAGGTGCTGACTGACCCGATCACCAGCTACAGCATGCCCAGCGGGCATGCCTCCGGCTCGTTTGCATTGTTTCTGACTCTGGCCGTCCTTGCCGGACGTGGACAACCGCCCCGCCTGCGCCTGACCTGGCTGCTACTCGGCTGCATTCCTGCGCTGGCGATTGCCCTTTCACGGGTTTATCTGGGTGCGCACTGGCCGACGGACATTCTCGCTGGCGCGATGCTGGCGACCTGCGTGTGTGCGGCAAGTCTGTGGCTGAGCCAGCGCAAGGCTCCTCTCGGTGCGATGCCGTACAAAATCTGGTGGCTGATCATTCCGGCACTGGTGCTGCTGTTCAGCTTCTTCGTCCTGCGCCATTTGCCGCATACGATGTTGCGTTACGCCTACTGATAGCCCCTCTCTCGCCACTCTCTGCGAATTGACGCCGGGAGTGGCGCCGCACTCCCCCCGCCCCGTTCTGAAAGCTGCTCTTGATTGACTCAAGTGAGTGGCTGCCTGCGCACTAAACAAAAAACCAAGTTACATATTTATATTAAACATCTTCACAACCAACACTTCACCAGTGCAAAAATCCATTAAATTAAAAAGCATGACGCTGACTCCACCCCGAAGAAAAATTACTTGAACAGAACAGCAACTGAACACATTAACCATTAATAAATTTAAACACCTATTAATAATGAGCATTCCATGAGCCCTAAAATACCGCGCAAACAGTCGACTTCAACTTCGCAAAGTACAGAGACAACAACACCAATAGCGCATCGCTCCGACAATCCGCCAGGCACTTCGATCCCTCTTGCATCAAGGCCCTTTGGCACGCCAGACACGACAAACCCGTTTCGGCCCCGTCATCCAGAGCAGAGTGTGAGTCACGCCCTGCCGCCGACGGTTGAAGTGACTGCGCTCCCCAACCGGAACGCCGGCCAGGCAACGGCCAACAGTCCGGTGGACCGATACTGGAGCGCCACACCTCTCCTGCGCGGCATGCAAGCTGCTGACGGCGAGGGTTTTCGCTACGTGGTCGGACGCAAATTCGTCGATGTCGAGCATGACGGTGAGGTGCACACCGCGCACGCCGGCCTGGATGAAACCCTCGGGGTTTATCGGCTGAAAATGCTCACCGAACGAACACCTTCCGGCCCGATCCTCTACAAAAATCCCGAAGAACCTACCTGGCGCCTGACCGAGCAACGCCAGTCACCCCTGAAACGTCCCGCAGACACTGCCAGCGAAATGGCTCAGGCCTCTGGTTTGCCACCAAAACAGTTCAAGCCGACGAAGTCCGAAAACCCCGTCACCGATCTGCTGCAAAACGCCCTGAGTCAGTTGCATCCGACCTTGAGTGCGGATCAACGCAAGAAGTGGTTGCAGTCTTACAACCTGTTGCCCAGTCAGTTGTCTCGCCTGCAACAAGACTTGCGTGCAGAACTGAAAATCCCGCAGTGGGCCGAATCACACAAACGCCTGGTTGAAGACCCTGGCAGTCCGCAGCGTCTCGACGCCCTCGCCCGCGACATGGTCAATGAACTGAACCTGAAACGCGGCGCCCGACACCCCTGGTATGACCCCGAAACCAGCATGACCGATGCCGTGCGCGAGGCACTCCTGGCGAAAGCAGGTTATCGGCGTAACAAGAACAATTGCCTGTACCGCACCGATGTCCCGGCAATGTTCAGAGGCGATGATCGCACGCCCTTCGAGATCGCCAGAGACGACACCATGCTGCCTCGCTACCGCCACAGCCCCGGCGCCTCGACCGAAAAACCGATCAGCTCCACGTTCAGTCTCAAGGAGGGCATCGGTTACGCCAGTGCGCCCGATCCCGAATACCTGCTCTACAACAGCCAGACGAACAAACACCCGGGCAAACTGAAATCCGACGCCAGCGACAGTGATTCCGACAGCAGTGAATCTGCTGAGTGGTCGGATGATCCCGATAGCCCGGTCGCCTGGGATCATGACCGCGATTACATTGCGACCCGGACAAAACAGACGGTCATGTTTCTTTACGTACTGGATACCCGAGGTCTGGAGGTCGTGCCGCACGAAGAGAATCATCTGTTCAACTCGAAGGTTGAGGACACTGCCAGTTGGTTTCCCGATGACGAGTACGAAGGTCTGGTGTCTGTCACCACCAAGGGTATCGAAGCAGAGCGGGTCTGGTTGTTGAACACGGAAATGACGAAAGCGGCCAAGGTCAAAGACATTGATCAGGCGGCGGGAGACCGTGCGGATTTCATAGAAGAATCGACCCACTTCGGCACGTCCAATAAAAACCAGTATGACGCGTTGATCGACAAGGTCGAGGCCTTGGGTGATCCAATACTTCGGCTTTCAGGCAATAAAAATGAATTTGCCGATGACATCGTCTGGCCCGAATTTTAAACAACTCGATACTGAGGGCAGACTTAATGACGACCACCCTATGACATACGACCACAGCAGAACTAACATTTTATTTAAATATCAAGAAACCAACTAACTGCACCGCTCAACTTTCAATCTTTATATTCACACTACAATTTTTCCCAACGGAATACCGATTCCAACACCGGTGTCCGACCACGCCTGTTTTTAAAGGATTAAATAATGGCGAAACTTATTACAGCATCAGTGGAACCCACCCTCGATGCAGTCATTCACATCACGCCGATCAGCACTTCGGCCAACCACCATGCGCCGGTCTCGCGACAGGTTGAAATCGTCCCCAGCGCACCACCGCTGACACCGCCGCCCGCCCGCCCTGTGCAGAACCCTGCGCCTCTTGCACTCAAGACGCTCGACAAACGCCTGGGGCCGCTGCGCATCGGCGAGTTCACGATCAGCCGCGTGGAACTGCAAGCCATGGGCGCGACAGTGAATGGCGAACACATCAGTGGCGCCAATGCCCACCTGGAGGCCGCCGACAAAACCTTTCTCGATGCGCTGGGTTTCGATCCGGCTCAGGTCGAATCGCGCATCAAATCCACGGACAACCCCGACAGCAGCAAAGTCGCCACCCTGTTTTTCGAGATTGCCTGCAAACGCTCACCCACTGCCGCACCGCTGTTCATTGCCTCCACGCCTCTTGCGCCTGGCAACCCGATGGCGCGCTTCGACAAACTGCTGGGCTCGGCACAAAAAATCGACATCCATCGCGTCGATTCCCTTGAGCACATGCCGGGCTGGGTCAACCGCAGCAAAAGTTATTTGCAAAGCGGTGCCGGCGTCGGCCTGCAGGCCTACGGCATCTACAGCGGCCTGATCGGGATTGCCGAGGCGATCAAGGTCGGCGATCTCGGCGAAGCCGCGTTCAATGCCGGCGGCATCAGCAGTGAAATCGGTTCGTTGATCATTGAGCGGGGCTTGAGCAAGGGTGGCGAAGCGATGTTCCAAAGTGGCGCGACGGTGTTCAACCGGTTTCCCGCCACCAGCATCGGCAAGACCCTGAGTCGCGGCGCGGGCCTGTTTGCCAGTGCTATCACGCTGCCCTTCGACATCATTGGTGCGGTCAAGGCTTTTAACGCGGCGGCGGGCACGACAGGCAAGGCAGCGCAGGATCACTACGTCAGCGGCGGACTCAGCGTGGCCGGTGCGGGAATCAGCATCGCCCTGGGCCTGGCGGCGCTCGCCGGTTTTGGCAGCGTTGCCGGCCCCCTTGGCCTGGCCGCGGCAGCCGTGCTGGTACTGGGTGCGGAAATCTACCGCGCCGCGCGGGTTGTCGATGACATTGATGACTACATCGAACTGGGTTTCCATGAGCGTCTGCGTTCAGGCTGGTTTGCCTTCACCCATCAAGAGCTGGATCAGGACGTGATGGACCGGTTCAGGATCGCCAAGGCCACCGGCGACCACCGCCAGCAACAGCAGGCCTCGGCCACCGCCCTGTTGCAGGGTGCCTATAAAAACTATATCGAACACGTGGTGAACGGCAGCTTCAATGTCCAGTTACGCCCGATCAACGTATGGCGCCACCAGTGGGACGCGAGCGCCGGCGAACAACCGTTCAAAGTCGAGAACGAGCCGGTGGTGGTTTCCAGCGATGACCACATTGATGCGCGCGACGGTTTGCCACCCGACCTCGAGCGCGTCGTCAGCGGTGAGGCCGGCGACGGGAAAGGCGTGTTGTGGCGCCTGGATGACGGTTACGACCGGGTGGTCGGGGTGAAAAACAAACCCAACTACTTTACCTATCGCACCGACGCCAAAAACCTGACCGGTGGTGACAAGGACGACACCTTCCTCTTCGAGGTCGCCGAGACCGAGTTCGACAGAGCGGTGCGGCCAGCACGCACGAGCATCCTCGATGGCAGTGCAGGCACCGACCTGCTGGCGTTCGAAGGGGCACGGCCCAGGCGTGAAACGCGCTTTGTCGGCCATGACGTCCACTTGCCCAGCGGAGAGGTCGCACTGCGCAGTGGCGACCCGCAAATCGCCGATATCAGCGTGGCGCAGATCAAGGACATCGAGAACATCTCGACCCTGCGGCAGGGTTCGAGCAAGGTGACAGGCGATGATCGCGCCAATGTCATCGTTGCCAATGGCTACGACACCGTGACCGCCGGAGCAGGCGACGACAAGTTGGTCATTCGCGGTGCGCAGGTCAACGTCGACGGCGGCGCGGGGACCGATCGCTACTACATCGCCGAGACGTCCATCGAGGCGACGATTGTCGAAAACGGTCAACAGATCAGTCACATCGAACTCGGCTGGCCAGCAGAGAACATTCAACAATGGCGAATTGTCGGCACCTCGCTGGTCATCACTTCACGACGGGGCGCAGACGGCGAGCTGCCGGAGCACACCCTGACCATCGAGAACGTCTACAGAACGCTCAATGGTCAACGTCAGGTGATCAACAACCTGCTGCTTTTCATCACGTCTGATGGTTACGAGCTATTGCCGGTCCTGCCGGCGCTGCTGCAGGACCTGTTACCCCACACGACTGAAGTCATCGTGACCGTCAACGGCAGCCGCCCGCCGGCCCCCTGCATCATCAACGGCGGTGCTCTACATCCCAAGGCTGCGCAACCGCAACATTACTTCATGTCGCGCAACAACCGCAGAGTCGACTTCAGCGTGCCACACGGCACGGCCAGAACGTCCAGCGTCATTCACCTCGACTACAACAGTACCGAGTTGCTTGGCCTCGGCATCACTTACAGCGTTGACAGCAACAAGGGCGTATCGGGGTTTTCCTACCTCACCTACAGCGCTTTCACGATCCGGCTGCAACTGCTAGCAAAAGCTGTTTTTCTATCGAATGTGGTGGGCGAGCGATCCGACAATAAAACCGACGTCGGTGGTGG encodes:
- the rlmH gene encoding 23S rRNA (pseudouridine(1915)-N(3))-methyltransferase RlmH, which codes for MRLRLIAVGSRMPKWVEEGWHEYAKRLPSELALELVEIPLNTRGKNADVARFIRQEGEAMLAKVGQNERIVTLEVHGKPWSTEQLAVELDRWRLDSRTVNFMVGGPEGLAPEVCARADQRWSLSPLTLPHPLVRILIGEQLYRAWTVLSGHPYHK
- the rsfS gene encoding ribosome silencing factor, producing MTDKDQTKVKRKGTFKSAPLPEAVNTNEPLKGDELVKIAVAALEDVKAQDIQVIDVRDKQSITDYMIIATGTSNRQINAMLDKVREEVKKQGAKPLGEEGKGDSDWVLLDLDLVIVHMMTASARQFYDLERLWAGAEQSRAADAKHHSPENTHEHFTKLNKDQF
- the nadD gene encoding nicotinate-nucleotide adenylyltransferase, which codes for MASCAARRRSDLTDLDLTAPQTGSESRPRRIGVLGGTFDPVHIGHLRGGLEVAEALALDELRLTPSARPPHRDTPQVSAQDRLAMVECAVAGVPPLVVDARELQRDKPSYTIDTLELMRAEMPAETQVFLLLGWDAFCGLPTWHRWEELLQHCHILVLQRPDADSEPPDALRNLLAARSVSDPLALKGPSGQIAFVWQTPLAVSATQIRQLLASGKSVRFLVPDAVLAYIDAHGLYRASN
- a CDS encoding glutamate-5-semialdehyde dehydrogenase: MTESVLDYMTRLGRAAREASRVIGRASTAQKNRALQAAANALDAARAELAAANEQDLAAGRANGLEPALLERLELTPARIDGMIVGLRQVAALPDPVGAIRDMSFRPSGIQVGKMRVPLGVIGIIYESRPNVTIDAASLCLKSGNATILRGGSEAIHSNRAIAACIQRGLAEAELPAAVVQVVETTDRAAVGAMITMPEYVDVIVPRGGRGLIERISRDARVPVIKHLDGICHVYVSQHADLAKAQRIAFNAKTYRYGICGAMETLLVDQTVAKDFLPSMAAQFREKGVELRGCERTRAFIDAVPASEDDWSTEYLAPILSIRVVDGLAQAIEHINHYGSHHTDSIVSENLADTRRFVAEVDSASVMINTPTCFADGFEYGLGAEIGISTDKLHARGPVGLEGLTCEKYIVVGDGQLRGQATV
- a CDS encoding DNA-3-methyladenine glycosylase, whose amino-acid sequence is MSNLTARNRADSLPQGLPDAFFDRDAQVLAKDLLGKVIRHRVGSLWLSARIIETEAYYCAEKGSHASLGYTEKRKALFLDGGHIYMYYARGGDSLNFSAQGPGNAVLIKSAYPWVDDISGQSSLAQMLLNNPDAQGRPRPSQKLCAGQTLLCKALGLKVPVWDARRFDHEMLLVEDTGPTPTHIIQTTRLGIPHGRDEHLMYRFVDASYAQWCTRNPLRRGQVEGRDYFLLSGSEAGLN
- a CDS encoding bifunctional DedA family/phosphatase PAP2 family protein, producing the protein MGPWLESVTGWLAANPQWLAAAVFVVALVECLAIAGLIVPGTVLLFAVAVLAGSGALSLSETLLLGFLGGILGDAISYFLGRHFHQNIRRLPGLRHHPEWMAGAETYFQRYGIASLLVGRFIGPLRPMLPMVAGMCDMPFPRFAAVSLLAAAGWSLVYLLPGWATGAAIRLPLPEGFWLEAGIVAASIAVMVGLSVNSSLRRHRRATLWISSMSLLILIGLFIGYPYLNALDQGVMTLVQEHRQPMLDEIAVTLTLIGEFRNMLMFSTLLTVLLLLCRQWRHALFAGGTLLCTALANTATKLFFARVRPEVLTDPITSYSMPSGHASGSFALFLTLAVLAGRGQPPRLRLTWLLLGCIPALAIALSRVYLGAHWPTDILAGAMLATCVCAASLWLSQRKAPLGAMPYKIWWLIIPALVLLFSFFVLRHLPHTMLRYAY
- a CDS encoding calcium-binding protein; translation: MAKLITASVEPTLDAVIHITPISTSANHHAPVSRQVEIVPSAPPLTPPPARPVQNPAPLALKTLDKRLGPLRIGEFTISRVELQAMGATVNGEHISGANAHLEAADKTFLDALGFDPAQVESRIKSTDNPDSSKVATLFFEIACKRSPTAAPLFIASTPLAPGNPMARFDKLLGSAQKIDIHRVDSLEHMPGWVNRSKSYLQSGAGVGLQAYGIYSGLIGIAEAIKVGDLGEAAFNAGGISSEIGSLIIERGLSKGGEAMFQSGATVFNRFPATSIGKTLSRGAGLFASAITLPFDIIGAVKAFNAAAGTTGKAAQDHYVSGGLSVAGAGISIALGLAALAGFGSVAGPLGLAAAAVLVLGAEIYRAARVVDDIDDYIELGFHERLRSGWFAFTHQELDQDVMDRFRIAKATGDHRQQQQASATALLQGAYKNYIEHVVNGSFNVQLRPINVWRHQWDASAGEQPFKVENEPVVVSSDDHIDARDGLPPDLERVVSGEAGDGKGVLWRLDDGYDRVVGVKNKPNYFTYRTDAKNLTGGDKDDTFLFEVAETEFDRAVRPARTSILDGSAGTDLLAFEGARPRRETRFVGHDVHLPSGEVALRSGDPQIADISVAQIKDIENISTLRQGSSKVTGDDRANVIVANGYDTVTAGAGDDKLVIRGAQVNVDGGAGTDRYYIAETSIEATIVENGQQISHIELGWPAENIQQWRIVGTSLVITSRRGADGELPEHTLTIENVYRTLNGQRQVINNLLLFITSDGYELLPVLPALLQDLLPHTTEVIVTVNGSRPPAPCIINGGALHPKAAQPQHYFMSRNNRRVDFSVPHGTARTSSVIHLDYNSTELLGLGITYSVDSNKGVSGFSYLTYSAFTIRLQLLAKAVFLSNVVGERSDNKTDVGGGRMAAGIETRHDVVLVFKDGESYRLVPPALSYIADSATPGYQSRPAPECLKPRHGRYLFNRPQVTERHLLPVHPGKVDINSTQHKGKYALQGQSSIYDVYPSSNAIISLSTPGAQARTANASTWTFYSTRMTETVTRSDIRLSGNELHVASVLIELPDIDEETPVESISVATSSGNIYEVSLLFEVLQLYVIEARGYATLAALLEDIRQHRERHELASQVFVLNIGSTAEKSGHIYYNASKDYWGIDSDLSYRIKPQDLVINRALIA